A segment of the uncultured Desulfobulbus sp. genome:
AACAGGATCAACTCAGCCTTCCTGCAGCCATCGGGACCACCTTGTCGATTACGCTGCTCAATCCTCATGTCTACCTTGATACTCTGGTGCTCATGGGAACTCTGGCAACAGCGCAGGGAGAGGAGGGGCAATGGTATTTTGCCTGGGGAGCAATCCTTGCTTCAACCTGCTGGTTCTTTATGCTGAGCTTTGGGGGAAAACGACTTGGTCCAATTTTTTCGAGTGCTTATACCTGGAAAATATTGGATGCCTGTATCTGTCTGGTCATGTGGTCCCTAGCCTATTCCCTGGTCGTTTCCTGAGGAGGCTCCACGATACAACAGAACAGCTGAATTCGTGAGCAGTAAAAGATGTGTTGTTCAGTGCCCACCCACCGCACGGACACAAGGGAACTGATTAGCGGCCTGTCCTTGTCTGTCCCCCACTGTCCTGTTCCTTCAGTCACCGTTAACTGAGCTCATTTTGTTGAAAACGTGCATTTTTAGTAAAAACCATTTACCCTGGAAGTCTTGATACCAGATGTGTTCGCTCCCCAAATTCCCCCAGCCCCCATCGAAACGACTATGAGCAGACAATCCCTTTGCCCCTGTGAGTCCGGCCTTGACTATGATAGCTGTTGTGGTCCCCTGCTTGCCGGAGAGAGAACCGCCCCCACCGCGGAGGCGTTGATGCGCTCCCGCTACACTGCCTACACTCGAGTCGCTCTAGACTACCTGCTGAAGAGCTGGCATCCTTCCACCCGACCAGCGTCTATCGAGGTTGAGTCTATTCCCCACTGGTGTGGGCTGGAGATTCTCGATACCCATGGAGGACAAGTGGGAGACCTGGCTGGTGTTGTCGAGTTTCGGGCGACGGCACTTGGGAGTGAACGCTTAATTGTCCTCAGGGAACGCAGTCAATTTATCTTTGAGGAAGGCGCCTGGTTGTATGTGGATGGCGAATTTATTCAGGAAGAAGAACCACCCTCCTCACCGGAGCCATCTTCTGTGTCCAAGGCCGGTGCCAAAGCTAAAAAGAAAATTGGGCGGAATGATCCCTGCCCCTGTGGCAGTGGTCGTAAATACAAGAAGTGTTGCGGCCTCTAACCCAAAAATCTGGCAGTAGCATGACAGTAAGAAATTTTTAATCCCCCCGTCTTTTTACGTTCCTCTTCCCCTGAACGTTCCTCGAACAAGGAATATTTTGGATATATTTCATACCCAAAATATTCCTATTCTTTAGTCAGATAAAGTCCTGGTTCTCTTTCTCCGCTTCACGTAAGTTTTTTGTATCACAATGTAACCGCTGTTTCGCCTCGACTCTCCCTCCCCTTCAAGCAGGCTGGGGACGGGTCCGATTCCGGGCCATGACTGGTATGCGGGATATATGCAAACCAGGAATTTGTTTTTCTGGGATATCCACTGCAGCTGGCCTTCGGCCTGAAAACTGTAAGCAATTAAGGGGTAATCCCTGAAAGAACTCGTATCATCGAAACTGTAAGCGGTTGCGGGGTGCCGGAGTTGCTAGGCATCGGCTTGTGCACGTATACCTGTACGTAATCAGGCCGATAACACCGCAGATTCGGTGCCCCGTGATCACTTACTGAAAACTTCTTTATCACGAGAGGGTAGACACCTATGGCCACCTATCTGCATCCCGGCGTGTACATCGAAGAAATTCCCAGCGGCGCCAAACCCATCGAGGGCGTATCCACCAGTGTGGCTGCGCTGATTGGTTATACCACCAGCGGGCCCATTGGAACGCCGACACTGGTGCACAGTTGGGATGAGTATAAAAAAGAATTTGGTGCAATCACCTCTGAAACAGACACCATGACCCTGGCCGCCTATTACTTTTTTTTAAATGGCGGGAGAGATGCTTATGTCGGTAGGCTGGCAAAAGATACCAAACCAGCCACCCTGGCAAGTGGCAATGTTTTGGGTAGAGGTGTGGCTTCTGCAGCCGATGTGCTTGAAGTCATCGCCGCCAATCAGGGGGTGAGCGGCAACGTTTTGAAGGTCCAGTGCGAGGCCGCAAGCGATGGGTACCGTTTCTCTGTGTCGGTGAGTGTAGGGGATGATATCATTGAGCAGTTTACCTCCCTCTCCATGGATCCTACCGATGCCTCCTATGCTCCAATTCTGGTGAACAGTTCATCCCAATATATCCGTCTTGCTTTGCCAGCAGGACTTAACAGCTTTTACAAGCCTGCCACTTCGGTTTCCGGGGACTTGAGTGGACTTGATTATTCCGGAGTGATCACAGGCATGACGTTGACCCTGAATATTGACAACCTAGGAGCCCGGATAATCACCCTTGGGGAACCAGATGGTGGCAGTTATAACGGAAGTAAGGTTGCTGCTGAAATTCAAAAGCAGGTTTTGGCACTGGGCCCTGAGTATGTTGGGTTTACCTGCAGCTATGCAGCCGATGCCTTGACTTTGACATCGGGAACGAGTTCCGCCGCCTCCAGGGTTTCGGTGAGGCCAGGAGCACTTGCGACCCTGCTGAAACTTGGAGCCGTAGCCGGAACAGAAAAACACGGGAGTGAGGATGTTGTTCCTGGGGGGATGGCTTCCGCTGTCGCGCTCACCGGCGGTGATGATGGTGTCGCTCCCGGGGTTGAGGATTACAACGAATTTTTTGCCAAACTTAAAAAAGTACGCGATGTTAACATCGTTCTTCTACCGGGACAGTATATGCCATCCGATGGCACCGGCAATCCAGTTATCGATGCCGGAGAGGCCCACTGCACGGCCATGGGAAGCCGCATGCTGCTGGTTGACCCGCCTCCTGGGATAGAGCTGGATCAGGGGCAAAGCGTGACTGATCTCAACCTGCCCACCTCGACCTATAGCGTGCTCTACTATCCCTGGGTGCAGGTAAAAAATCCCCTCTATTCCAAAGAGTCCAATCCCACTGCTTCCACCACCCTGACAGTTGCTCCCTCTGCCTTTGCCGCAGGCATCTGGGCTCGTACCGATGGAACCCGTGGCGTCTGGAAAGCCCCTGCTGGCGTCGGAGCCTCCGTGAGTGGTGTTGCTGCCCTGGAATATGTGGTTGAGGATGGTGATCAGGACCAGCTCAATCCCCTGGGGGTCAACTGTCTGCGCAAGATGCCCGGATATGGTCATGTGATCTGGGGGACCCGTACCCTGGCTACCAAGGCTAATCCGGAATGGCGGTATGTCCCTGTACGCCGCACAGCTCTCTATATCGAATCCAGTATCCGCAATGGCATTCAGTGGGCTGTGTTTGAGCCCAATGATCATCGACTCTGGTCATCTCTTCGCGCTAATATAGGCGCTTTTATGGATGGTATGTTTCGAGCGGGAGCATTTCAGGGGCAGAAAGGCTCGGATGCCTATTTTGTTCGCTGCGGTCTGGGAGACACCATGACCCAGGATGATATCGACCGTGGTCAGGTGATCGCTGTGGTTGGCTTTGCTCCGCTCAAGCCGGCTGAGTTTGTCATTGTCCGTATTCAGCAAAAAGTCGGTCAATCGTAATTGCAGACTGTATAAGGAGATAAATGAATGGCAGCTCCCACATTTCCTGTAAATGCCCATCGTCACGATCCCTACCGTACCTTTAAGTTTCAGATCATTATCGATGGTAAACCCGTGGCTGGTTTGAAAAAAATGGGTGCACTGAAACGCAAGACCGAAGCGGTCAAGTGGCGCTCTGCCGGTGATCCTTCCACAGAACGCATTCTTCCCGGTGGCACAAGTTATGAACCTGTGACCCTGGAGCAGGGGCTCTCCCATGATCCGGTTTTTGAAAATTGGGCGAACCTGGTCAATAACGTGGATGGTGATGCGGCCATGTCGCTGGCCAATTTCCGTAAAGATATCGTGATCAATGTGCTGAACCTGCAGGGGACTGTAGTTATTTCCTACGTCCTCTATCGAGCCTGGGTTTCCGAGTACCAGGCACTACCGGAAATGGATGCGGGTTCGATGAACGCGGTCGGTATTCAGACCATAACCCTGCAGCATGAGGGGTGGCAACGCGATAGCGCCGTGCAGGAGCCTGCGGAAACCTAAGCTATGTTGCTCCCTGGTGGCCTCATAGAAGGTGAAAATCGTTTTCGCCAATGGGCCTTCAAGCCGGTTTCCGGCATGATGGAGCTTATGCTTTGTGAGGCTGGAGAAACAAGTATGAACACACCCCAGGCTGTGACCAGGGTTTTAGCCCTGGCTCTGTCTAGCCTGGGAGAGCGACCGGTGACTGAGGCACGGATAGCAAATCTCTGTGTTGGAGACAGGCAGTTTCTTATGCGAGAGCTGGAGCAACATTTGGGGACAAGCGGCGGCTGGTTTCATGCCGATTGCAGAGAGTGCTCCGCTCGTTTTGATTTTTCCCTGCAGTTCGCCGACCTTCCGGTGCAGGAAGCCGGGCCCTCCTACCCCCTGGCCCGGGTGCAGTGGCAAGGTCGGCAGATGTATTTTCG
Coding sequences within it:
- a CDS encoding YchJ family metal-binding protein; the encoded protein is MSRQSLCPCESGLDYDSCCGPLLAGERTAPTAEALMRSRYTAYTRVALDYLLKSWHPSTRPASIEVESIPHWCGLEILDTHGGQVGDLAGVVEFRATALGSERLIVLRERSQFIFEEGAWLYVDGEFIQEEEPPSSPEPSSVSKAGAKAKKKIGRNDPCPCGSGRKYKKCCGL
- a CDS encoding phage tail sheath C-terminal domain-containing protein — its product is MATYLHPGVYIEEIPSGAKPIEGVSTSVAALIGYTTSGPIGTPTLVHSWDEYKKEFGAITSETDTMTLAAYYFFLNGGRDAYVGRLAKDTKPATLASGNVLGRGVASAADVLEVIAANQGVSGNVLKVQCEAASDGYRFSVSVSVGDDIIEQFTSLSMDPTDASYAPILVNSSSQYIRLALPAGLNSFYKPATSVSGDLSGLDYSGVITGMTLTLNIDNLGARIITLGEPDGGSYNGSKVAAEIQKQVLALGPEYVGFTCSYAADALTLTSGTSSAASRVSVRPGALATLLKLGAVAGTEKHGSEDVVPGGMASAVALTGGDDGVAPGVEDYNEFFAKLKKVRDVNIVLLPGQYMPSDGTGNPVIDAGEAHCTAMGSRMLLVDPPPGIELDQGQSVTDLNLPTSTYSVLYYPWVQVKNPLYSKESNPTASTTLTVAPSAFAAGIWARTDGTRGVWKAPAGVGASVSGVAALEYVVEDGDQDQLNPLGVNCLRKMPGYGHVIWGTRTLATKANPEWRYVPVRRTALYIESSIRNGIQWAVFEPNDHRLWSSLRANIGAFMDGMFRAGAFQGQKGSDAYFVRCGLGDTMTQDDIDRGQVIAVVGFAPLKPAEFVIVRIQQKVGQS
- a CDS encoding phage tail protein, encoding MAAPTFPVNAHRHDPYRTFKFQIIIDGKPVAGLKKMGALKRKTEAVKWRSAGDPSTERILPGGTSYEPVTLEQGLSHDPVFENWANLVNNVDGDAAMSLANFRKDIVINVLNLQGTVVISYVLYRAWVSEYQALPEMDAGSMNAVGIQTITLQHEGWQRDSAVQEPAET